The Aphidius gifuensis isolate YNYX2018 linkage group LG2, ASM1490517v1, whole genome shotgun sequence DNA window aaccccatacctagcttcaacagataaggctgtagaaatgcttgaaattacatgacagttcaatcatttgttcaatcggtcggccatctttgtgttatttcgTCCCACGTTTAACAGAATTTTTatagtagtaaaaaaatatataagtctatgctaacttttatatgtctacatgataatttttattatatatataagaatatttattgaattgtgcagtattttttattcaaccatataataatttttattgttttcacaaaacatgtatgtctttattttaattaactcataactcattatctaagagattaatcaaaaaaagtaattcttcataaattgtttagaattgaattttcaataataaacttcactcaaccccatgtccatctgcaatagataacgatgtatagaggcttgaagtaacccaacaattttttgacattttacacattttacataattttattgtagaattccgactctcgcggccagtcccagaattaaaacaaaaattacaaagtactatagtaatttttattcaaccatgattttaatttttagttaaaatttctctcagtgtacattttttgatcatactgttgcaatcggtagcttataatgaagctacagtcgaaaattcaagttaatttattaatttttgaagaagtTATCTTGagttatattattgaaaaaaagtatttttttcgataaaaaaaattttgtttatattttttatctcgttaactaattattataaaaaaaaatttatttgaagaaaaatatgtattttttaattctatcgacgactgtatttttatttttttttatttttcaattttaatttttcctatttttcaCCCACAGCAACATAGCAGTTTCTTGACTTCGAGCGCTCGGCGagttattgcatccggaccctcaattgcAGATCTAAAAagttattggaaaaataaaatgtacaaAGAGTTTAATAACTTTCGCACTGAAACAGGTAGAGAAAAagggaaattattatttcagtcaCTTGTATGATCCAGCCCCATCACAGTGGTTTAATGAGTGGCCTATTAATCGACGTGGGATTTGTACAATCAACAGACTTCGTTCTGGACataattctttaaatatatcattaaaaaaaataaatgttaatccTTCGAGTCTATGTGAATGTAACAAAGAAGATGAAACTCTAGATggtttgatatattaattgaaagatttattttttttttctttttaagtTAGAAGacataaaatgttaattagcACTTGCCAGTTAAGTCAAGAAAATTTCAATCTTTTTACTGCGAGACTGTACATAGTCCGTAAGCTAATGGCAAAAAAAACTAGACACAACCTAAATGATCAAATATTTGTTCAGTGGGCTGGTACCGAGTTCGTTCCCGAGCCGGAttaaggccaaaaaaaaatccgagtTCGTTCCCATCGCGATTTCCCCTATTTTAGTTTTAGATACCCCCTCCCTTAACATTTCCCTCCACATTTTTTCCAGGCTTACGATTGGCGGCAAATTGCAGGCATGTTTAAAAAtgtgttttatatacatataatgtatattgtatatatatacactgcaAAAACTGCGCCTTTGGATTATAGGCACTGTTCCATTGGATTCATGGAGCACTGCTCCGCTAAAGTTGTTCCTTTGATTTCTTGGTTCTGtacctatatatttgttgagcAGATTTCGGCGTTTTGGAGGCATGCGCAAACACAactacattatattttttctctctctctctatttGTACTTTTATATCTGTCATGTCATGATATTTACatcataaatattcatttataaattattataaatattctatatatctttagttattaaatttatcgaatatttaacatatatgcattcatatatatgttaattgtttaatagttACTGATATAGAGAGGTTATGTTATGTGTATGCGTGTCTCTTACTTAATTCGAGTGACGGCTCAGGCTGCTCAACGAATTCAGTTGAACAGTACCTTTGAATTAACAGAGCAACTGGACCGATATCGGTGCTCCTTGAATATCATTGAGCAGCGCTCAATAAAATGTGCTCCATGAATCCAATGGAACAGTGCCTATAATCCAAAGGCGCAGTTTTTGCagtgtataatatattttttcaaatataggtcaaagtaaaatataaatgtcaatataaaataatttattttgagtgcttaaaaataaataataatagatgaaataaaataaaaaataataatctaatattataaatattatatattttgatatgatatacataaatataatatttttcattatttaatatgtacatttatattctttaaaatatGTAGTAGAGTAAAAtagagtaaatataaaggtcaatatataatatagtataagaaattcaataataaatgataaaataacaaaaataaataataatataataaaataaatactatattttgatacaaaatacatctatgcatattgtatgttataaatataatatttttttttatcaattattcattatttttatttattttcttcaaatataagTCATAATTAGTAACTTTttgcttataaaataaataaccgtatagaaaataaattcgatatatatgtcaatatataaaagtcaaactttatattaaatagtaatctcaattaaaattaattaattaattaataaactaattattaaattggtattttaattaataagtcAATTAatgaagtataaatatttgatattaattaataatatcttaataatactaaaaagtCGTGCTACACCGGGTAGACTCGGTTAGATTCGGGCATGCTTGATCGATGGTTGGTGGAATTACGAATCGTGCTGCACCGGCTAGACTCGGTTGAATTCGGTCTCCGGAAAAAAGCGACCTGGCAAAGTGGAGGGGACACGGTAGGGGAAACGATTGGAACGAactcggatttttttttgggaacgAACTCGGATGAACGTGCCCCGCCCCCCAAAATTAATCCGGGCATTTCGGGGAAGCGGGAACGAACTCGGCAATTGCCGTTCAGTGGTAGTCCTCGAGACGGACGTAGGTAAATTCAGATTGTACCTTCGCCCCCCCCCCCGTGGCGAGGGTCACGGTTTATGCCATTCTACGGCTCTTCGGTATTCAGTTTTAGCTCTGAAAGttttgttgaagaaaaatgCAAAGCAAAATATGGTAAGCTATGATTATATaacatcaaaacaaaaaccttaatttttgtatatgaaaGTGACTCATTTCTTCGGCAACGTCTGAACTCAGGCCCAAGCGCTCCAGGGAGGCGGAACGTGACTTATCGTTCATTCTGGCTTCCATGTCCGtccgttgttatttttatttattgactagttttgtctagttttgccaagctaaaaataatggacttggaaaaaaaaattaaatttaaaaaaaaaaaaaaactccgatatctacattattttaccagcaaaattttttacttagctagattttttacttagctaaattttgTACTTAGCTTAAGTTTTTGAGTTCGGTATCAGCCCGATTGATACTTTCAATACTAAAGCATATAAAAAACGCAGTCGGTAACCAAATCCTTAGTTAGTTAACTAGAGTTTAAACTTTAGTTAACTGTAATGGTGGACGAAAAAACCGGGccttacagggcgaaattatagaatgaaaaaaaaattttttattaaaggaatgcatcccaatgtttttatttttcttttctcaaattttatttaggcATTACTTGTTGTTGTAGTGGAATTGagctataatatattttataattcccCGATAATACCAACAGTGCGCTCCAAACGTTCTTGGTTAAAACCAAGAGTTCCGTCAGGTCCTTTTGGCTGTCTAAGGACAGTCAACTTGGGACCAGATTCTTCTACGGACACTGTGCGAAGTCGATTTATAAGACGCTCTGGACGTTGTTGAACATTGTCACATCTGtcagaataaattaattgaagtaTGAGTGTTTTGAGAAGTTTACTATAAGTATCAGATATCATTAATTCTAGTGTGCAATTTCGATGAATTCTAAATATACTTTAAATGAGTTCATTTAAAACTTCAAGGaagtaatagaaaaaattaaaatctaacttgaaagaaaaaaaataaataaataaaacttacgTCAAACGAGTTACATTGCATGCAGAAGATTTTCCGTTTCGTTGATTCGTAACTAAGACAAATTCAACTTGATCCCCTGGATGCAAAGTCACGTGATCTCGGACTTCTGTCATATGAAAAAAGAGTTTTTTCCCTTCTTCAACTTCATAAGCAAGAAAACCAAACGCTCCTTTAACTGCATCAACTGTTGCAATTCTTTTCTTTCTTACTGCAGCAATATTACAGGCATGGCCTTCTATATCAATTTGAAACTGCACTGGATCTCCTGTCTGCAACAGTTCACGCTTATTTACAAGTCCCATTATACCAAACTCATATTCTGCATCCTTTCTATCGTCATGTGCTGTTGTCACTTTGATCAAGCCAGCATACTCGAGTTGTTCGGGGTTCGCACTTCTTAATGGCCGGATGACAAAGCCATCAAAAAGTTCAGTCAGTACATCGGCACGTGGGATAGTTCCACGTGGAACAAGACTAACTGATTCTGCAGCAATACAACCACCGGTACTCCTTCCATTTGCCACACTTACTGTGCATTCAACTTCAGCACCGATCTCCAGGGCTGCGATATCACCATCAAATGTACtacaaatgtaaataataagaaaataaaaaaaaccaacaaactAACTGCAAATCACTACCTATAAACTATATCATGTGTGGAATATCCATACAAAATTACAGTGAGTTTTGGGGAGTTGGTAgacaatggaatttttttaattttacctaaagtgaaaaaatatttctttttcatgaTTGACCGTCTCAATGAAGCCAAATCCGTCCTTAATAGCCGCAACGTAACCCTGACATGTCGGATTTGCTAATTTTTCATTGCCATTTGGCAACTTTTCAGTATTTGTATTGAGCATGAATATGTCAACTGCCACTAACTCCTTGTTTCGTTTAACTTGACAGATACTGAATTTGACctgtaaatcaatatttaaaagtttatactgacattttatttataatagtaaataaaaagcCGCATTGAGCTTCAATCTCAACTAACTTTATCACCCAACCTTGGGATATTTTTCGGATCACAATCTtttgtaaagaaaataatgctTTGTTGCCCATCTTTATTATTGTATCCAATTAATCCAGGATCTAAACCAGTAACATCTTGTATAATATCACCCAATACGTCACTTTCAATAACAGTTTCAAACTGAACACTACCGGCTGGTAAATGCTTAAGTCTGATGGCACTGTGACGGGAATTCGAAAAAAATGTTGGTGGATCCTTGAcctacaaacaaaaaaaaaaactgtagattatgtttcgtttttttttattattaacagcaAAGTTGTTGTGATCCATTTTTAATAGATACTGGAAACTCTTACTTGGATAACAGTGAATTCGACTTCATCGCCAACAGTTATCTCTCGATCAATATCAAGTACTTcgttgaaatgaaaaaacaagcGAGGATCTCTATCAACACACCTTATAAAGCCAAAGCCATCTTTAAGAGCAGCAATTATACCCTGTTCACGTCTCTCACCTGAGACTGTAAATGATTCCGGTAAAAGAGATATTTCAGTTGCCCGTTTCAATTGGTCTCTGGTATCAGTGGCAATTTGGAACTGAACCCAATCACCATGTCtaatacaacaaataaattgattacagataatttattttaagttaTAATTGAGTATAAACAACATAAAGTTGAATTGTACAAtagacaaaatatttaataatattaaaattaaattacttgagAGTGAAATCACCCTTTTGATCTTTATCGCCAAAAGGAACTTCAACTTCGGCATAATCTGGAGCTCGATATCGAATTCTTCCAGGTAAAGGATCATTCTGATGTCTAGCAACATTTCCTTTTTCCAGTGGCTTTAAAACCTGGCCTTTCATAATATCAGTACTTACTtcttcaaaaataattgatccTGGTGGTAATTTAGTTATATTACATGCAACTTCTTTACCATTTcttgtttgaataataaattcaatatcatcACCCAACTTGAGCTCCTCTTTGACTGTTTTAGCTTCACTGAAGTGGAAAAATATCTCTTTGACAACATCAGCTCGTTCTATAAAACCAAAGCTTTCTTTCATCGAGCATACAACGCCGCGATAACGCACTGGATGCACTGGATTTTCTAGCCTTACATGACAAGCGCCTAAATTGCCACGTTGATTAGTGGCTATTTGAAATGAAACCTTATCACCAGAATGCAATGTCACATTGCCTTCGACATCGTCTTTGGTATATGGAAGAAAGAAGCATTCACCACGATTTTCATAACTTATTCGACCTTGAGAATCACCAGTTGCTAAAAGTTCAGTCGTTACATTGCCAGTCACGCGCTCTTCACTGAGAACAACTTCTGGTGCAATTTTATTTACGATACTGGCAATTGGTTTTCCAGTTCTACGATCGTATGTCATTTCAAATTCAACCGGATCACCTATTTTTAGATGTTCAATTGTTCCACTGAATTGGCTGAAGTGGAAGAATAAACGAGCCTGCCTTTCACAACATTGGATGAAACCATAGGAgtgctgaaaatttttcaatgacttCTAATCAACAAATATTGGCTAAGGtgttttctataaatattttctattttttttatgatctcATCAGTGACTGCTTTGTCAGTTTTTGAAAACTATGATAACTTAAAAGATTATAAAcatttgagaaaaataaatcatgttCTTTTTAGAATATCAAGGATAGATATTGAAATGTATAGGAAAACTAatgcaataaaatattgaagtaTTTTAttgaagtatttttatatgtaataaactattttttttcaagtttttactatatagttttaaaaaaaacatttactaaGTAGTGTAAAGaagagataaataattaactcaccaataatttttcgataatGCCCGCCTCTCTAGGCCCttgattatttgattgatcTTGATACGAGGAAGTATTATTAGTGTTGACAGGTGGCTCATCAATATAAGTAGTATTATTTTCCATTGCACCACTTATAGTGCGGTTTGAAAATCTGGCTGTTCCGTTGCTGGCCGGTGTAACGTCATCAACTGGGGAGTAGGTACCtccataattttttgaatctgGTGATGAATCCATAAAGCCATGTATTTCACCGTAGTTGGTGCGATTACGGTAGCTGTGTGCGGCCAATCGTTCAGATCCACCGACAATGATTTTTGTCGGAATTTCCATGGACTTATAATCAAGAATAGCAGGGTCAGAGTTCATAATTGGCGGATGGAATGCATCCCACTGAGGATTGGTGGACATTTCTTTTCAGTATTTTTTCCACTGCTATAATCTCGGTTTGAGGTGTTCAAACTTAGTTTTTAGTTAtcttatgtatataattttttttctttgtctttaaattgaatatttcgTTGCGATAAAGCAGATAGTGTTTTTGCTTGCTTGAACTTGATCACGAAATATAGTTACTTACAATTAGAAATTTCAagtctttttaattatttaagtgtAAACATAGATATCACAGAATGGTTCTTGGTTCCTTATATCGTTcgtttattcattaattttctttcttcatacatatatatttttttttcatttagtggAACGTTATTATGAGAAACTGTTTTGAACTTAAATTACGGGGCACGGAATTTTCAGgaaaaattagatttttttttttggcactctttgtatatgtatttgaGTGTcacttgatgttttttttgtcacttTACGCTAGTTTGTATTATGCCATTACagacagaaaaaaaacaaaactgaataatcaaaaaatttcgattgatTCGtagtttttgtttaattttaactttgGGGAAATGTTGTTGggcatgaattttttatcgatAGCAAAATACCAATTTTGATTCCAAAcctattgtttatattttcggAGACAGTTCATATTTTGTTTGATGGTAGGCAACTATTATCCTTTGTATTGAAAATTACTGtcttagtttattaatttatgaaatggTTGATGGTTTGTTAAAGGAAAATGTTGGCTCGAAAATTTCCAGATGTCTTCAATGCGTGCTGAGTGTGGTTGTGTCGATACAATAACTTGatgtacattattattattagtattgttatcaattttttatttgtagcaGTTTTATATTACTGGAAACTTATTGTATGGATTGATTTCAAAATAAGTTCTAAACTAACAATTACacaagctgaaaaaaaaagttctattaaaaacataacattagatatttaataaaaaaaattaaaattaggaAACAAATCAAGACTACAAGATATaagattgtatatataattgatattgtttatttaaatcataaatattattttcaaacaataactatcacaaaaaaaatgataaaagtataaaaaagaaaacaaatataGAAACAGAACTTTATTAGTTATAAGATCACCAAAAATTCAGGTCCAAAAAAAGTTCGAGTGCGTGAcatatttgtgataaaaaaaattataggcagataaatgtatatatttttttaaacagattgataaaaaatgtaaatattacaACTGGATTAACCATAACATCGATAAAGGTATGAGTAGAACTGATTGAAAGTCCCttattttaatcaaagtaTTGAATTACAAGATGAAGAGGACTGCTATCATTCAgctttagtattttttaaaaatctaatataaaaaattattgaataaagcTATAACTTATGATGTACTTgcgttaattaataaaagtatatactATATATTCATCTGTCTATTGTATGTATATAGTTAACGCAAGTTAACAAAACTTCAATCAGCAATTGAGACTGGGAggtaatgatattttttgtgttttccATGACACgacttattaattatttgcttAATAAGctcgatttaaaaaatcaaaataaaaagaaaataaacctgaagaaatatatatatatttgtttgttttttcaataatttaagtCTAAACTTGAAATCAGACAACagaacaatatatttatcaaactcACCACGACACAGCACAGCACTGACGACATACCGCCATGTTGAATGTTAACGACAGTTGAGTTAAGGAGGGTGTCCACGACGCAAGTTTTCCAAGCAAGGCTTGCACCAGCAcccgcagtccaattcacagggcaaattttatacaatttagggcttttttttgccggtgatggcgcttgtacaattttttttatatagatttcagatacaaaagctctacaagcgccgcgagtggaggaaaaaagccctaaattgtaatgccctgtgaattggactgccgtattcagaggatgttctcatcagtgttgggtaaatggtcgatttttgggtttaatactttcataccggtatgaaagtattaaaccggtataataccggtatgaaagtatgaaagtatgaaacTCAGGAACGCCCCCTATGGCATCAAAATTGTCTACCATACCAGCATAAAACTCTcgaatgtcaaattttttgttgatatattaatagatgTATTAcagaataaacaaataatatgaacaatatttgattataaaaacaacagtaacagatgtaatttattttaaacagaTAATAAGCTATTGACAAATGGCTAAGAAACGGATGGCTTCCCTGTTAATTtctaaagaattaattcagccagtaacatccttttcttagctaccatttttcccatagcttttattataatttaaataaataaatggtcataggaaaaatggtagagcaagaggaagttgtcacatgttaattcatacgaaattaattatgccagagaaattaacatgtatatcctttccttagctaccgtTTTTCTATGaccatttgtttatttaaataaataaaagctataggaaaatggtagctaaggaaagggggttgccacatgttaatttatacgaaattaattttgccaaaaaaataaacatgcaggcaacatccttttcttagctagtattttttccatagctttctattaatttaaataaataaatggtcataggaaaaatggtagctaaggaaaggaagttatcacatgttaatttatacgaaattaattttgccagagAAATTAatatgcaggcaacatcctttccttagctaatattttttccatagctttttatttatttaaataaataaatggccatataggaaaaatggtagctaaggaaaggaagttgtcacatgttaatatgaaattatttgcCGTTTATCATgcgcaacatcctttcctcagctaccatttttcctatgaccatttttttatttaaataaataaagagctatgggaaaaatattatccaaggaaaggatgttgcctgcatgttaatttctctgtcaaaattaatttcgtataaattaacatgtgacaacttcctttccttagctaccattttccttatagctttttatttgtttaaattaataaaaagctatgggaaaagtaTTAGCTacggaaaggatgttgcctgcgtattaatttctttggctaaattaatattttatgaattaacatGTAAACAACATTCTGTCCATAGACATTTTTCCAATaggtttttacataaataaaaaaataaaaaactatggaaaaaataactaaGGAAGGGTGTTGCCacatattgatttataaagaattaattgagccaaagaaattaacaggtaagcctcatcctttccttagacatttgtcaatagtttttaatatattcaataaatttattactactGACAAAAGTCTGAGAAAAGGATGaagattattactattatgctATAATTAAAGGAATGatattcttaaatttaaattatgagcAATTCAAAATGGTGTGTGACGTAATATACGAAAAATTCCTACAGATGGCGCTACTAACGTggtatgaaagtatgaaagtatgaaacCTCCGCGGTATAATACCGGTATTATACCGAGGTTTACGACCGGTATGATACCGCGGTATTATACAAACCCAACACtggttctcattagggcgttttttttccgatggtagcgtttgtgaagcctttctatatgaaatctatataaaaaaaattttgtcaagcgccatcagcggaaaaaaaaagccctaatgagaacaattttgccccgtgaatacgggtggtTACGGTCCTGTAGAGCTCGAGGATGTTATTAGgcttttccgatggtggcgcttgtgaactttttatatagattttacatggaaaagcttcacaagcgccaccatcggaaaaaaaacgccctaatgagaacattctctgaatacgggtgcaggagTTATTgcggcagtccaattcacagggcaaattttttacaatttagggcttttttttgccgctaaTGGCACttgtaaagattttttttatatatattttacatataaaagcttcacaagcaccgtgagtggtgaaaaaaagccctaaattgtaatgccctgtgaattggactgccggTCTCGCAATAACGATTCGCCGGCAAGAAATATTAGTCGCTATAGAAAAACATGAAGGCGCTTGCTGttgctttcatgtaaattttactttatttttgcatttgcatACGACTATGGCAGCTttacatgaaagcaacaacaagcgctttcatatttttctattgcgacaaacatttcttgtcggcgaatcgttattgcgggactcgcaataactcccgcaatacgggaccaagaatagaactccagcagtccaattcacaggacaaattttttacaaattagggcttttttttgccgctgatggcccttgtaaaaattttttttatatagattttacatacaaaagcttcacaagcgccatgagtggtgaaaaaaagccctaaattgtaaaaaatttgccctgtgaattggactgcagtgttgggtaggtatgaAACCCATTGTAATTTACAAGGTAATTTACATGTagtttacatgtaatttacaaCTTGTTTTGTATATGGTAAATTACACGACTTGCGCGCTTCGCCGTGGAGAGTCGGGAACTAAGTATTTCGTAGCCATTTTGCAAACATATGTTTAATGTTTTCATTACTCAcgatgtttattgttatttgttgttattcttattattattataatcttcaattagaattaatttgttcttgtattatattaaaaaaattgtaaacaatGTCAGGTGGCAGGCCATCACATAATTATTAGGAAGAAGGGAGTTTTCGTCGTATTATTGATacaaaaaatcacaaaaaataagAAAGCATATGAATTGTGCTTATTTTGTAATTCATTTTGTAATTAGCAAAagatagatgaaaaaaaaacacaggtaaataaaaatcacgGTATACATTCTCagtaaattaaagaaatatttacaattatttatttttactgtatttattaatttggaAATAGTTGCACGAAAACAATCTGACACCCAGTTCCAACATCTTGATTTTGTTTggtgatgaagaaaataacaacaatgatGCTGGTCtaaaattacttgataataCTGAGCAAAGTATCTAGTGTTCAAAGCTTGGATCACGGAGGCGCCATGTTTAAAATTCCGGCAgccatgtttaaaattatggCAGCCATGTAAAAACGCAAACTTTTTGCGTGTCGTGAGTTTgggtgcgaactcacgacaagctaaaatttccgcttgtaaacatggcggcCAATGGCGGCTGCAAAAATAACCAAATTCACTAAATTTATTGCAAATCCGTGATTTTAGAACAAGCTTTGGCGGTGTCAAGCTTGTTCTGCAGTCACGGAGAGACACCACGTATTTGcagtaaatttagtaaatttagtgataatttagtgaatttagttataatttggttatttttgCAGCCGCCATTGCACCGCCATTGgccgccatgtttacaagcggaaattttagcttgtctTGAGTTCGCACCCTTTGAGCCCTCAGAATTGGAGTGCGGGTGCAGAATTGGAGTGCCGCCATTGTACACATATTTTGCGCCCAAAAGATGTCAACGTAATATGGTAATATGTAGGGCCGGTTTTGTAGTCCATAGTTAAGTCAACATGGTATAG harbors:
- the LOC122849218 gene encoding cold shock domain-containing protein E1-like, encoding MSTNPQWDAFHPPIMNSDPAILDYKSMEIPTKIIVGGSERLAAHSYRNRTNYGEIHGFMDSSPDSKNYGGTYSPVDDVTPASNGTARFSNRTISGAMENNTTYIDEPPVNTNNTSSYQDQSNNQGPREAGIIEKLLHSYGFIQCCERQARLFFHFSQFSGTIEHLKIGDPVEFEMTYDRRTGKPIASIVNKIAPEVVLSEERVTGNVTTELLATGDSQGRISYENRGECFFLPYTKDDVEGNVTLHSGDKVSFQIATNQRGNLGACHVRLENPVHPVRYRGVVCSMKESFGFIERADVVKEIFFHFSEAKTVKEELKLGDDIEFIIQTRNGKEVACNITKLPPGSIIFEEVSTDIMKGQVLKPLEKGNVARHQNDPLPGRIRYRAPDYAEVEVPFGDKDQKGDFTLKHGDWVQFQIATDTRDQLKRATEISLLPESFTVSGERREQGIIAALKDGFGFIRCVDRDPRLFFHFNEVLDIDREITVGDEVEFTVIQVKDPPTFFSNSRHSAIRLKHLPAGSVQFETVIESDVLGDIIQDVTGLDPGLIGYNNKDGQQSIIFFTKDCDPKNIPRLGDKVKFSICQVKRNKELVAVDIFMLNTNTEKLPNGNEKLANPTCQGYVAAIKDGFGFIETVNHEKEIFFHFSTFDGDIAALEIGAEVECTVSVANGRSTGGCIAAESVSLVPRGTIPRADVLTELFDGFVIRPLRSANPEQLEYAGLIKVTTAHDDRKDAEYEFGIMGLVNKRELLQTGDPVQFQIDIEGHACNIAAVRKKRIATVDAVKGAFGFLAYEVEEGKKLFFHMTEVRDHVTLHPGDQVEFVLVTNQRNGKSSACNVTRLTCDNVQQRPERLINRLRTVSVEESGPKLTVLRQPKGPDGTLGFNQERLERTVGIIGEL